In Raphanus sativus cultivar WK10039 unplaced genomic scaffold, ASM80110v3 Scaffold3247, whole genome shotgun sequence, the DNA window TACCAACAACGTGTCAATATTTATGCCTAGTGTATCTGTTTTTTTCCAATAATACATATCTGTCATTTCTTGTTGTATATTTTTAGACGGTTTgaaatgttttctttattaGACTTATTTTGACGTATATTCACTTATGAAAATATGTAAGAGTAACTAAGTTTGAAGAGTTTTTAAGAAACATATATTTGTCTTATGCGTATTATCGTAATCGATGTCTGCATGTGTATAAATCACATACGTGTTTTAAACCTTCTTTACGGTTTTACCATCGTGTGCTTTCCAAATAATAGCTCTCCATGCGAATTTAGCAATTTCACTGtacataaaaattcaaaaagagcaAACAACTTAAAGTGAGAAAAACTTATAGAAAGAAACCGGTGGTAATAGCATAGTAATGCTTAGAGAATCAAAAATCCAATACGGCGAATCCGGATTCAAACCCCATCGACCACACGGATATAGGCATTGTtttcggctcatttgaatgtccaaaaaaaaaatctatctgtGAACTGTACTTTCGCCTGGGAATTAGGTCTAATAGACCCAAATTTAACTTTTTTGgtttacaaagaaaaacttaTAGAAAGAAATGATAATTTTTGGAAAGAGAGAGGTCACATGTAAAGCAAGAAGATGGCGGTGACAAACGGGAAAAAAAGATCCAGCAGATGACAGAAGTACGGCCCACAAGATGCAAATTATGAGTCAGTGGTACTGATCTATCTTTGATTGGCACCCATTATGATCAACCTAAGCATGATTGTGTCATCACTCGAAGATCCATCATAATATAATTGTATATAGCTCAGTTTATTTTATGCATGCAGCTAATTCTGAAgagaaaaatatgatacaaaagtTGAAAtgattttagtttagtttttaattaaaatgaataTGAAGGTGGCGAACATATGACTCATACATATAAACATGTTGAGTTTAAATAAATACCGTCATACAGTATGATCTTCAAAGTATGTTGTATATACGGAGttgtttggaaaaaaaaaactgtctaTAACTAAGTCATTgctttttttgtcatcaattcTCTGTCATTGTTATATACTGTATTAGATTTTCGGTggttaataatgaaaaaaaggaaaaaaacttgGAAATGTGAGATTAACAAAtcattaaacaatatttataagcTTGAAGATTCTTATCTATCTAATTTCATTTAGAGGTTAGCTTTTTCTCAGAAGAAGTATTTTGCTTGGTTTGTTTTGGATCAGATACTATTGCTTGAAGTTGAACCTTTTATAAAATACTCAACCGACgtgataatttattttattaagtcGACAAACATATATAGTGGAAACTATAAAGATGTtaagtattttttgttttccttttgctTTTTTGTGTTGCCCATAGAATTTGTAGGCAATCATCACAACACTAATACACAAAGACAATGATCAAACAATTCCTTAAGCTAGTTTGTTCATGAAGAATTCTTTAGCGAAGATTTTCCTTTAAGATGATCAAAGTATTAAGCTTTTTCTTTTAGTGAAGATATTGTTCTAGATTTATCTtactttaattaaaattaattatatcaaaCTTTTGCACTACACAGAAATGGATCTTCATCAAAGGCAGTGCAGATCCGTAGGCTATCATATCGCTTACTTATATATAATCAGAAAATGACCCATtgttaaaaaactatatattgaGTATCAAGACTTAACTGATAACTATAACTACTCATATTAAGAGTACTAAATAATTGATGTGCATTGCTTCTACGTAAAATCCACAGTAATATGTTTTGTGAGCCAACATTCATTAACTGTCGAAAATGtgaataaataatcaatagaaACAGAACATAAGGACAAAATCTTGCGAAGGCTTTTGTCGGTTGCGATTAGTTTGCACATCCCGAAGAAGCTCTCTGCCTCTCCGAGAATCAACTTTGAGTTCtgaaacatatacatataaaattattatttttctcattTACGTGTGTGATCTCTCTGTACTTTGATGtacacaaaatcaaaattttaattttaatattaaaagtattatatttagCATAAATCGCCTCTCTCGATTTCTTTGATACGTCTGGATATACAAATGAAACGAGCAACCTCCAATCTTATTATTGGAAAATCGCCTCTCTCGATTTCTTTGATACGTCATCCAGTGCCAGCTTAGAGGAAATGCCAACAGTCCATTTGCACAGGCCCGCtctatttttatcaaattttcttTACTAGTTAGGGCCCTAAAATTTCGAAAAACTCGTAAAAAGACTCTTAAAGTTTAATACCATACATAAACTCTCcaagatatatattttagtgcAGGGTCAATATCAAAGTGAGCCGGCCTTGAAgtcatcatattatatatgaGATGCATGTTAGTGTAGATGGATATACAACTATGTAGGTGCAAGGCATGAAGGCAAACAAAATCTCGAGCTGCAAAAATGTAAGCTACAATGGGATTTAATTATCGTGAACCAAGGACCTTTCCTTGATCTTCAAAGCTTGAAAATGACACACTCGAAGGTTATCACGTGTTGGATACTCATATATTTAATACGCAAACCATAAATTCATTGTGTTCATTTATATAGTAACCAAACTAACAAGAGTATTACTCCCTAAAAGCTTTGCATTCTAAAACATGCTTTAGGCTCTATTGGTTCACCACCCACCCACACATATATCTTTGACAAGTCGAAAGaacaatatttcttttatagTGAACCTCTATATTCAGAAAAATATGAAGAGTATCCTCATTTTTTTCTAGTTAATGACCAGTTCCAATGGCGTATAAACTGTCGACAAGATATTAATAAGTGGATGGGGAGATAACAAGACTGTTGAAACAATGAACGAGAGAAGGAGAAAAGGCAAAGGGGCTTAGATTTAATGGCTAGGAATTAATAAAAAGGACATAACCTATTAACATATAGTTCTTGAGCCACAATTTTGTCTCCTCTTCTCCAAACAAATAACTTGGCACATTCACATACACATAGACATACAAAACTCAAGACGTGTCTGTGTGTACCActtatttgtgtgtgtttgtatgCGTCGACAAACAaggtttttttgtttggttattgGTGAAACTGAACGAAAGATAAGAATCCAACAAAGCCTATAGAAGCTATGTGGTGGTCTTGGATCTATGAAATGACTAGTGTACCTATTGTTCAGATAAGTCAAAAACCCCATTGAAGGCTCAGTACTATCACCATGGAGACGTTTTAAAAACTAGGGAGGGAGACAGATAGAATCTACCAGaagatatttttgtaataagTATCACTGCTTGTTGCCTACCTAACTCCTTCACCCCCACAATCCCATGAGCTTTCAAATCCAATGGTTTGCACAATAGACTGTAGGACTAGTGGGCTGGGCCAGGTTCATTCTGGTTTATGCAGAACCAAAAAAGAGGGaatgaaccaaaccgaaccaaacttcTATCTGATTGGGGTTGGAAATGGAAATGAACAGTTCAGTGAAACATGTGTCAAGTCAAGTACTTCAATTCTTGATTTGTGATTCACAACAATGGTTACCCTACACGATTCCGGAAGTGCCCTAAGCCTaccaatatttttaaattactggCGTACATATACCAAAGTAATCCATCCCCAACATTAATATTTAAACCGCATATACGTGAGCCAATGTTCCTCCGCAAAAAAACTGAAGACACCTAAACCACGTCAGCGTACTAATAGTCACGGGGTTTGCTTCCTCAATGCCTGGAGGCGCATGAGAAAACCTGTGACTTGAAGTTCTCTAGCTCTGTCAGTACTTCATCTTCCGGTCTGTAAATCAAGTCGCTCATCCGCCATATCTGCCAAATTTTTTGAAAACCACAACAaagttttcattatttttattttttgcctAGAAAATTAATCGTAGATAGGTTCCCAAGTAATGCAGTAAGAAAGTTGGAAAAGTACCTGCAGCTACCACCCCCACCGTTACTCTCACAGTTACCAGAAACGCTGGCAATAGTCCAAGGTTCCAATACGTTCCAGTGGAAGTCGACCACGTTGTCCCTAGTTAAGATACACATGAGAAGATTATAGTGATACCATTGAAGCAAGTAAACGAGAGAATCAGGATTACGCGTTGAGAACCTGTGACCAGCATGCTGGAAGAAAAGCCCAGCAGGGCTTTTGGGTGCACGCGCAGACTTCTTGCCGACCTAATGTGCACgaatatatatgaatatgatGAGCTTGAAAGTAATAAAAAAGTTTTCAATGTAAATCTGAGGAAACGTACAAACCCTATCATAATCCCATATGTTCAAGAGACCATCTTCTGCAGAACTCCCAAAAACAGATAATTTATCAGGAGACCACTGAAACGATAACAAAACGAGTGTCATTGGAGAAGAGGTACAGCTCATTAACAGAAGAAATGATATAACAATAAAACCGAGGTAGCCGCATGTTGTTGATACCTGAACAGAAAGAACAGAAGCTTTGTGGCCTTCAAATTTGTAGATAGGAGAGCCAACTCCATTTGAGGTCAGGTTTCGGCGGTCGAACAAACGGACAGTGTTATCTGCTGACCTGAGAATTTGCGAAAAAAGCGTGAGAGAATTAGAAGCAACTCCTAACCTTTTGGACAAGTACTCAAGAGTGTAAAATAAGTACCCTGTCAGGATCAGATTGTTGTCATGAGGATTCCAATCGACACAGTGAAGATCAGCATCATGTGCTTTCTCAACCTGCAAGAAACAGACGGAATCTGAAACAAGAACCAAAACGTTGAACACCTCAAACTTGGATACGGTTCAAAAGAGAGGTGTGCCTTCATGGCAGGACATGTGCCGGTTCGCGCATCCCACAGTATAAGACAAGAGTCGTCACCAACACTGCAGAACTCCTGGGCACTAcaggaacaaaacaaaaatccacCAAAACGCATCAGAAAAGTCCCGAGTAGTTTTGCATTAAAGAAATAAATGGTTCCAAGAAGCTACCTAGATGGACAGAACGCCACATCTTCAACTGTATCCTCGTGGCCATGATATACACCTCGAGGGCCAACGGAGCGACCACCAGTTTTACTACTATCTTCACCACTCTGTTTGATGCTAGAACCATGAGATTTGGAATCTGTACCAGCTGCTGTGATCTGATCTTCGATACTCCACAGAATAACTAACTTGTCCTTGCCTGCGCAGAAGAATCTTTGATGATGAGAGAAACATGGAAACCACAAGATAGGACACGAAGATAGCACAATATACACCTCCAGAAAGAACAAAAGGTTCGGTTGGGAACATCGCAAGAGCAAATTCAGCATTATCCTGGTGTCCAGTTAGTATCTGCGAATTAAAGCTGTTCAGATGATACACAAGCGGGTGGGAAAACATTACGAAAAGAATCTCATAAGAGAACATTACCAAATCAGGACGAGAATGTGGAGCTCCAACCACAGCATGCCGATCTGGTTGAGTCTCAGTGTCCCAGATGAGAACCTGAAAACCAATATACCATACTTGCATGACTAAGACTTGAACTTGTatgccaaaaaaaagaataaggaTAGCTATAGTCTATAGCCTATAgataaagagaaaagaaagcaaTCTTATTTTTGAGAAAGCAGAGCTTACATCAGGACTGTCGGTGTGAGTAGCTACAATCTTACTATTTTGTGGAAGTTCCCTGATTCTGTTGACCTGCGATTCATGAAGATTGAAGGGTTACAACACATCACCAAAGTCTTTTGCAGTAATAAAAGTCTATTGAAAGGGTGGAGTTAATACCTCTCCAGGGTGGATGATTGTCTTGTACTTCTTCACCAATGGAGAGCATGCTTCTCTGTTAAgctgaacatatatatacagaaGAAAcatcatttcatatattttcatCTTAGCAAGAGAGTAACACAAGGACAAAAAGCAcaaaatttggttgaaaaaaaaagaaactaattaCCTGCTTCTTAACAGCTTCGCAATTAGCTACGACCAAGGTATTAGGCACATTTCCATCAGTCTAGTGACAGAcataaccaagaaaaaaaaaaggtaaacatGAGGAGCACTGGACAAAAATTTCCAGATTGAAGTGATATATATTTCTAGACCTACTTGCTCCGTGAGATAGAGACGCTGCTGATTCTTAGACGAGGCTTGCTCAAACTGTGGTCCCCATCTGGTCAAAGCAGACAACAGTCACTCACAAAAATCGGACATCTTTTACACAGAAGCTAAACACTTCACTAAATCTTTACCATAGCTACAAAATCAAAACCTGAAATATCCTTAGAAATCAAAAAGTAGTCTCTAATAGCTTCAAACAAGTGTAATCAACGTGATCTAACAAAATCAAGTTCAAGAGTTTCATGCAAGAAAATCATAGATTCAAATATCAAAGCTTTAAGACACATAAAAGAGACTGAGCTAAATCATGAACTGTATAAACATAGACTAGAACATGTCGTATTGCTAGCAAAAAGACTCTCCGTTTATCAGCATTATACTATTTTAACTTCAAATGTGTTTCAGTAGCCTGACCCAAGCAAAAGTTTGAATTTTACTTTCCCAGAAAAGGATACACTTTCTCAGAAACCAAAGATCAGAGTAAACAAAGAACACAAAACGAAATTTTGAAAACcctagaacaaaaaaaaaacagaccaaCCTGCAAGAGAGACAAGGCCAGACGAGGCTATGGTTGGAGAGTGAGTCATAGAGAATGGGAACAAGAGTCTTCCACTGAGAGTACTTTTTGTCAACGGTGGGCTTGTgactctccttcttcttctttttgatctCGGTGCTTCCCTGCTGCTGCGAAGATGCTGACACAGACCCGTTGTTAAGTTTAAGTGTCCGAGCTCTCGTCTTCAGTCCAATGTACGTCGCCGGAGCCTCTGTTTCTCTTCTCGTCGTCGCTGCTACTTCACTCCCCATTTTCTTTCACCTTTTTGTTAACTTCCTTTCTACTTTTTCTgtcttaatattattatatattcagATTCTGTCTTTTACGCCACGTGTCGTACAGTTATAGGTGAATTTCGTTTCGGGAACTACCAACAAGAATAAATGCTTAACTGACGCAAAACGCTGTTATAATAGCGGCCACATCAAAACTACGTTTAGCGCGTTAAAAATCCACAAAGAAAGACAATCAAAAGTCTAACATTCATAACTCTGATTTAAATTGGACAGAAGATAAAAgtctgttattttttttttgttcattgaAACTAGCTGGGAATAGTATTGAGGAAGAAGGATCAGACATAAACACCACTAGCAAGTAGCAAAAACAACGATCCAAATCCCTGCAATATAACCCAGAGAAAACTGATTTCAACACCGAGATTGCGTTTAAGAGAACTATTACAAAGTTGAGAGGACGAAGAAAGACACCATACCAAGAAAACAGATGCTACTGCCGCGGTGGCAAGCTCCATCCCTAGACTACGGTTTTTCCTGGATGATGTAGCTTCATAGCTGCATCAAAAGTAACATGTAagttagaaagaaagaaagaaaaaaaaaacaacaacaatactTTGATCACTTCTTGTCGAACTGAACCTAAACCTAAGTCCGATATGACCACCAGActgcaaaaaaaagaacaccAAATATAAAATGGTTCAAGTCCATCTTAAAGACTTTGACTTGCGACTAACCCACATGATCACTAACTCAACAAAAACCGAATCATAACTCCTAGAACTTGCCATCCTCTGAAGGTTGAAGCTTATTGCTTAAAACGAGAATTACAAAATCCAAATTTTTTAGTAATGAACTAAACCGATCATTTACATTCAGTGAACGAACCTACAAAGTAGTGATTCAATAGATATATATTCCGTAACTAACTGACATATCTGAGTCTTCACATCAATAATAATACACCATGAGAGAGggtgataaataaattaaaaagtcaCGACTCCAAGTTCATAAGCTACATCATCTCTTCGTTATATTAAAGCCTAACCCAGAGGCTAGGAACTGATAAGGCATTGTAaccaaaaactatataataagcAAATAACAATGTTGGTCAAGCTTTCAAATACAAAGAACAACCAACAAAGAGGATAAGATAGATCCTCCTTAACTTAAATTGGGGTTTCAGATAAGCAAATGATTCATAACTCACAAAACCTAGTCATGACTAAGCAATTCAGAACTCTGGTCGATCAAAACAAACACAAGATGAATCAAGCAAATATAAAAGCAGCAATTTGGGGGATCTGATCAGATCAGATCGAGATTATAGCCCTTACATGAAGAAGAAAGCGGTAATGAGGAGGCCAATCGCCAGAGTGAACACCGATAAAGTCGGGTACATCGCCACCGCAATCGGACTCGCAATCGGTGTCGCCGCCTAAAACAACAACATAAAACACGGAGATCGTAAGTTAAAAAAGGCGATCAAATTTTGCAATGAAGGAGAACACTTGGACGGATCTATAGTTACCATTTTTGAGAGCTAGCTAAGAGTAAGGGAGATCTCTCCGTTTCGCTTCGATTTCGATCTGATGAGG includes these proteins:
- the LOC130506445 gene encoding WD-40 repeat-containing protein MSI5-like isoform X2; amino-acid sequence: MGSEVAATTRRETEAPATYIGLKTRARTLKLNNGSVSASSQQQGSTEIKKKKKESHKPTVDKKYSQWKTLVPILYDSLSNHSLVWPCLSCRWGPQFEQASSKNQQRLYLTEQTDGNVPNTLVVANCEAVKKQLNREACSPLVKKYKTIIHPGEVNRIRELPQNSKIVATHTDSPDVLIWDTETQPDRHAVVGAPHSRPDLILTGHQDNAEFALAMFPTEPFVLSGGKDKLVILWSIEDQITAAGTDSKSHGSSIKQSGEDSSKTGGRSVGPRGVYHGHEDTVEDVAFCPSSAQEFCSVGDDSCLILWDARTGTCPAMKVEKAHDADLHCVDWNPHDNNLILTGSADNTVRLFDRRNLTSNGVGSPIYKFEGHKASVLSVQWSPDKLSVFGSSAEDGLLNIWDYDRVGKKSARAPKSPAGLFFQHAGHRDNVVDFHWNVLEPWTIASVSGNCESNGGGGSCQIWRMSDLIYRPEDEVLTELENFKSQVFSCASRH
- the LOC130506445 gene encoding WD-40 repeat-containing protein MSI5-like isoform X1, with the protein product MGSEVAATTRRETEAPATYIGLKTRARTLKLNNGSVSASSQQQGSTEIKKKKKESHKPTVDKKYSQWKTLVPILYDSLSNHSLVWPCLSCRWGPQFEQASSKNQQRLYLTEQTDGNVPNTLVVANCEAVKKQLNREACSPLVKKYKTIIHPGEVNRIRELPQNSKIVATHTDSPDVLIWDTETQPDRHAVVGAPHSRPDLILTGHQDNAEFALAMFPTEPFVLSGGKDKLVILWSIEDQITAAGTDSKSHGSSIKQSGEDSSKTGGRSVGPRGVYHGHEDTVEDVAFCPSSAQEFCSVGDDSCLILWDARTGTCPAMKVEKAHDADLHCVDWNPHDNNLILTGSADNTVRLFDRRNLTSNGVGSPIYKFEGHKASVLSVQWSPDKLSVFGSSAEDGLLNIWDYDRVGKKSARAPKSPAGLFFQHAGHRDNVVDFHWNVLEPWTIASVSGNCESNGGGGSCRYGG
- the LOC130506446 gene encoding uncharacterized protein LOC130506446; translated protein: MAATPIASPIAVAMYPTLSVFTLAIGLLITAFFFIYEATSSRKNRSLGMELATAAVASVFLGFGSLFLLLASGVYV